In Dendropsophus ebraccatus isolate aDenEbr1 chromosome 14, aDenEbr1.pat, whole genome shotgun sequence, the following proteins share a genomic window:
- the LOC138772840 gene encoding eukaryotic translation initiation factor 3 subunit A-like, whose product MNLEEDRRNWRREDEPGGGQRNLEEEQGTWRRTEEPGGRQWHLEDDRKRNLEKDRVICKRTEEHGEGQRDLEDNRLTWRGTKEPGGVKRNLENGRGTLRTEEPGEGQRKLEKDKGIWRRIEEPGEEQMNLEEDKGTWRRTEETGETDEPGGRQRNLEKGRGTLRTTDEPGIGQRNLEKDRGTLRRAKEPGGRQRNLDKYRGIWRRTEESGEGQRNLAGQRNLEDRRAWKRAEQPGGQRNLRECKGNKEDSGTRRRKESGGGQRNLEEGRGTWRTTEEPGGVEKNLVEEREKPGSGQRNHEEDRGTWKKIVEPGGGERNLEEDRGGRGV is encoded by the exons ATGAACCTGGAGGAGGATAGAAGAAACTGGAGGAGGGAAGATGAACCTGGAGGAGGACAAAGGAACCTGGAGGAGGAGCAAGGGACCTGGAGAAGGACAGAGGAACCTGGAGGAAGACAATGGCACCTGGAGGATGACAGGAAAAGGAACCTGGAAAAGGACAGAGTAATCTGCAAAAGGACAGAGGAACATGGAGAAGGGCAGAGGGACCTTGAGGACAATAGATTAACCTGGAGGGGGACAAAGGAACCTGGAGGAGTAAAGAGGAACCTTGAGAATGGCAGAGGAACCTTGAGGACAGAGGAACCTGGAGAAGGACAGAGGAAACTGGAGAAAGACAAAGGAATCTGGAGAAGGATAGAGGAACCTGGAGAAGAACAGATGAACCTGGAGGAAGACAAAGGAACCTGGAGGAGAACAGAGGAAACTGG GGAGACAGATGAACCTGGAGGAAGACAGAGAAATCTGGAGAAGGGCAGAGGAACCTTGAGGACAACAGATGAGCCTGGAATAGGACAAAGGAACCTGGAGAAAGACAGAGGAACCTTGAGAAGGGCAAAGGAACCTGGAGGAAGACAGAGAAACCTGGACAAGTACAGAGGAATCTGGAGAAGGACAGAGGAATCTGGAGAAGGACAAAGGAACCTGGCTGGTCAGAGGAACCTGGAAGACAGAAGAGCCTGGAAGAGGGCAGAGCAACCTGGAGGACAGAGAAACCTAAGAGAGTGCAAAGGAAACAAGGAGGATAGTGGAACCAGGAGGAGAAAAGAATCTGGAGGTGGGCAGAGGAACCTGGAGGAGGGCAGAGGAACCTGGCGAACTACAGAGGAACCTGGAGGAGTAGAGAAGAACCTGGTGGAGGAGAGAGAAAAACCTGGAAGTGGGCAGAGGAACCATGAGGAGGACAGAGGAACCTGGAAGAAGATAGTGGAACCTGGAGGAGGAGAAAGGAActtggaggaggatagagggggcagaggagtgtAA